In Daphnia pulex isolate KAP4 chromosome 7, ASM2113471v1, one genomic interval encodes:
- the LOC124197374 gene encoding phosphatidylinositol N-acetylglucosaminyltransferase subunit Q-like: MEQQQQHRLDDHGQIFVYFPIIPTKKSGLIYGVVKPNESYYNCLNVYVVSFEEDAVHQFEPIGTWNTEDNSSRNKSPYWINLITENHHPKIESAVVAGVHVPMSQALLVLYDESFLQSEILERNEDWKNSKCLCELGSLLRLSHNIGVKREEVSHQQITESVFNHSKVVLQLRQRALQWRAWRSCRSELISTNLLLMMLIDLFLGFCFVRMFHSLGGANEVLEMFLESVKVIADNLQLLIEWLMGVPVGLKLNRPLSTVLGKFFLYHLYLWKTYIDIIKPIVSTIIFISSTVGLIGLSFQMALLSDLITMASLHCYCFYVYATRLYGITLHGLGSTLRMFGGRKWNPLRSRYDSGDFSWDQLCVGMFIFSSLLLLLPTLLVYYVVFLALRLCVLFLQGTLRRLIWIINSLPSYSLLLWILGSPSLAGDVLFEVIPGRDSTLKLVWTKLPLMESMRRSLNPSAPEYPGVNWAKRLNEMVSGDLIYPI; the protein is encoded by the exons atggaacaacaacaacaacaccggctGGACGATCATGGACAgatttttgtctattttccGATTATTCCAACGAAGAAATCTGGGCTCATTTATGGTGTCGTGAAACCCAACGAGAGTTATTATAATTGCTTGAATGTGTACGTCGTTTCTTTCGAGGAAGATGCCGTTCACCAGTTTGAGCCGATCGGCACATGGAACACTGAAGATAATTCAAGTCGAAACAAATCTCCATACTGGATTAATTTGATAACAGAAAATCACCACCCTAAAATAGAAagtgctgttgttgctggtgttcATGTTCCCATGTCACAAGCTTTGTTGGTTCTCTACGATGAAAGTTTCCTGCAGTCTGAAATTTTGGAACGGAATGAAGACTGGAAGAATTCAAAGTGCCTTTGTGAACTAGGTAGTCTCCTTAGATTGAGTCACAACATTGGTGTCAAACGGGAAGAAGTTAGCCACCAACAGATCACAGAATCTGTCTTCAACCACTCCAAGGTTGTCCTCCAGCTACGACAGAGAGCACTTCAATGGAGAGCCTGGAGATCATGTCGGTCAGAGTTGATCTCCACCAACCTATTGTTGATGATGCTCATCGACCTGTTTCTTGGGTTTTGCTTTGTCAGAATGTTTCATTCCCTTGGTGGAGCCAATGAAGTTTTGGAAATGTTTCTTGAATCAgtcaaa GTTATTGCTGACAATCTTCAGCTGCTCATTGAATGGCTAATGGGTGTTCCTGTTGGACTGAAACTCAACAGACCTCTGTCCACTGTACTGGGCAAGTTCTTTCTCTACCATCTCTACTTGTGGAAAACATATATAG ATATCATCAAGCCTATTGTGTCCACCATCATATTTATTTCATCGACTGTTGGCCTAATTGGGCTTTCATTCCAGATGGCCCTTTTAAGTGACTTGATCACAATGGCCTCACTTCACTGCTACTGTTTCTATGTCTATGCAACCAG ATTATACGGTATTACTCTCCACGGACTTGGGTCGACACTGCGAATGTTTGGCGGACGTAAATGGAACCCATTGCGCTCACGATACGACTCGGGTGATTTTTCGTGGGATCAGCTCTGTGTCGGCATGTTCATCTTCTCAAGTTTGCTTCTACTTCTGCCAACCCTTCTAGTCTATTACGTCGTTTTTCTTGCG TTGCGACTCTGTGTACTGTTTCTTCAAGGAACACTCAGACGACTTATTTGGATAATCAATAGTCTACCTAGCTATTCGTTGTTACTCTGGATTCTCGGATCACCATCGTTGGCCG GCGACGTCCTATTCGAAGTAATTCCTGGCAGAGATTCCACACTGAAACTAGTCTGGACTAAGTTGCCGCTAATGGAAAGCATGCGGCGCTCGCTCAATCCATCCGCCCCGGAATATCCTGGTGTCAATTGGGCCAAGCGACTGAATGAAATGGTTTCAGGTGACTTGATTTATCCTATATAA
- the LOC124197373 gene encoding golgin subfamily B member 1-like — MSFSKAKRFEPDKVCGPPPTAYDPKHPFGTGVISFPKGDRFPQNSTPNHLLPPQDPMMTRSHSSSSIGSTDSTATSKSVQVKKDHTHCNKQIADLEKELRNITMERNQLLRRRNHPIHAATHNENKENKEPEPEPEPAQQAQGDHLGEILILNTTIQELRSKLESVRHLEEEKSTLEDERDNALADLELKEIEVARVISQIEELKSVFEKEETLRYELEATLKLATDDKKEMELQISEFGLKLENLENIRVELVKEIDSVKESHEKELEAKNVQHKTELEEILSASRDQIQQLENNLQQLGAEHDAESEQVKFEYGRQIDELNQNNSATLARLVSEHAARISEIQSAHQEQLSQLELSSDQLEMERSRLHQKCEEIGVTLETKLDEIETLKTQLDVAEEKRETSRAQAEEKFLSMKRSLELDIAECQVRFEEQRRIADEKLRLDYEAKLTTLESKHLELTQQLLAQQAEFEEAHKAHSISCVQYEEQLKRLNDNNQTEKEILMWQMSQQRENLELELKADFDRRLEEKESDFEQQRKTLESKLNQSNADHVNQVATLESNHKIQLSNYHELHEAALENLDREKNDILEGRALVEKILHEKEAEIEKVTNEMKAAVERLELDINLLRESNNKLVEDIVRVEKERQLSEEKTEIELVQVKAQVEQEKTSLIKSYEDAIEAIRTDSTNKEEHIAQLVSKLSLTEESLQKQLAEKEKQLEEASVMHQDQLDKISSQHRQEVQSLHRDYEKVIAVKVDQFHVESEQLSISHLKAIEDLQSRSSVELQELQDEFRMTFNALERKLATEKEDLAQAHAKELADSRNSYEEKIAVITKHHEGVIEVLNKNYEEAMDNGQELQQSLDYLRLEFQAVLAAAEAKETQHKAEVEKMSHTIQFKENEITHLGETLRRREKETADEWIQRETSIMSQLTEQNQKSVEEFETRLQEIRAELHKAKEEIGKVAEERDAARDDIAVLQVQTEAQLAALSEQHDQERAMLVEKLSVQTREIEEINSAKIQDLQAQLVEIQNAFREFRWSTSRQIEQMEHDHEEAVLTAVRDALEPVDSELESLRKDREAYLLLQKEYADLQARIEPFRDQLEMYEAEKKALLNQALFAENSMASLASKYTQLLGHQNSKQKIHHLEKLKQDIFYLRKELAEKNLALEKEKKARQKADARVKELTGQKKYDPAEAFKVPENPVVIPVVNKAPPKLSSGAKPTATPAPTAETKETARQQRKPLRPQVHAGTGFFLSMDDVEKERVDMEREKQQQLENRRKAAANFDAFDVDFGSSSSRRETFNVPAAKQLNVTRSVNDAKQNNKENINRGLFPNDISDISVSDEMVLKNKLLTKSRVENLTSTPLQRHT; from the exons atgtctttttctaAGGCGAAACGTTTTGAACCTGATAAGG TTTGTGGTCCTCCTCCAACTGCTTATGATCCAAAACATCCATTTGGAACTGGAGTAATCAGTTTCCCGAAAGGAGACAGATTTCCCCAGAATTCAACACCTAATCACTTACTACCACCTCAAGATCCAATG ATGACACGATCCCACTCTTCTTCATCAATTGGTTCCACAGACTCGACAGCCACCTCCAAGTCTGTACAG gtGAAGAAAGATCATACACACTGTAATAAACAGATTGCAGACCTGGAAAAAGAACTTAGAAATATAACCATGGAAAGAAACCAACTCttacgaagaagaaatcatCCAATCCA TGCTGCCACCCACaatgaaaataaggaaaacaaggAACCTGAACCTGAACCTGAACCTGCCCAGCAAGCCCAGGGTGATCATTTGGGTGAAATTTTAATACTGAACACGACTATTCAAGAACTAAGATCAAAGCTTGAAAGTGTCAGACACCTGGAAGAGGAAAAGTCAACCCTCGAAGATG AGCGCGACAATGCCTTAGCAGACTTGGAGCTGAAGGAAATTGAAGTTGCACGGGTCATTAGCCAAATCGAAGAACTGAAATCAgttttcgaaaaagaagaaaccctGCGATACGA GTTGGAAGCAACTTTAAAATTGGCTACCGATGACAAGAAGGAGATGGAACTACAAATTTCAGAATTTGGCCTCAAATtggaaaatcttgaaaacA TTAGGGTGGAGCTTGTGAAAGAAATAGATTCAGTGAAAGAGTCGCATGAAAAAGAGCTGGAAGCTAAGAACGTTCAACATAAAACTGAATTAGAGGAGATTCTATCAGCCAGTCGAGATCAAATTCAACAGCTGGAGAACAACTTACAGCAACTTGGAGCTGAACACGACGCAGAAAGCGAACAAGTCAAATTCGAATACGGAAGGCAAATCGATGAGCTGAATCAGAACAATTCAGCTACTCTAGCCCGACTTGTGAGTGAGCATGCTGCTCGAATTAGTGAAATCCAATCAGCTCATCAGGAGCAATTATCTCAACTTGAACTTTCAAGTGATCAGTTGGAAATGGAACGCTCACGTCTTCACCAAA AATGCGAAGAAATCGGTGTCACTCTTGAAACTAAACTTGATGAAATTGAAACGCTGAAAACGCAGCTAGATGTTGCTGAAGAGAAACGGGAAACTAGTCGTGCACAAGCTGAAGAAAA ATTTCTTTCTATGAAACGATCCCTGGAGTTGGATATCGCTGAATGTCAAGTGCGTTTTGAGGAACAACGCCGGATCGCAGACGAAAAACTCCGTTTAGACTACGAAGCGAAATTGACCACACTAGAAAGCAAACACCTTGAACTTACACAGCAACTGCTAGCCCAACAAGCCGAGTTTGAAGAAGCCCATAAAGCCCATTCCATTTCTTGCGTTCAGTATGAAGAACAACTCAAGAGATTAAATGATAA TAAccaaacagaaaaggaaattctgaTGTGGCAAATGAGTCAGCAAAGAGAAAACCTGGAACTAG AACTTAAAGCTGATTTTGATCGACGCCTTGAAGAGAAAGAGTCCGATTTTGAGCAGCAGCGTAAAACTTTGGAATCTAAACTTAACCAATCAAATGCAGACCACGTTAACCAGGTGGCTACTCTGGAATCCAATCACAAGATCCAGCTGAGCAATTATCATGAACTACACGAAGCTGCGCTCGAGAATTTGGATCGTGAAAAGAATGACATACTTGAAG GCCGGGCATTGGTTGAGAAGATTTTGCATGAAAAAGAAGCTGAAATTGAGAAAGTCACCAACGAAATGAAAGCTGCTGTCGAAAGGCTCGAGCTGGATATCAATTTGCTTCGCGAGAGTAATAATAAGTTGGTCGAAGATATCGTTCGTGTCGAGAAAGAGCGACAGTTGTCTGAAGAAAAGACGGAGATTGAATTGGTGCAGGTGAAAGCTCAAGTCGAACAAGAAAAGACATCACTGATCAAATCCTACGAAGATGCCATCGAAGCCATTCGTACAGATTCTACCAACAAGGAGGAGCACATCGCGCAGTTGGTCAGCAAATTGTCCTTGACTGAAGAGAGTTTGCAGAAACAGTTggcggagaaagaaaaacaacttgaaGAGGCTAGTGTGATGCACCAAGACCAATTAGACAAAATTTCCAGCCAACATCGTCAAGAAGTCCAAAGCCTCCACAGGGATTATGAAAAGGTTATCGCCGTCAAAGTAGATCAATTCCACGTTGAAAGCGAACAGTTGTCTATCAGTCACCTAAAAGCAATTGAGGATTTGCAAAGCCGCAGTTCAGTAGAGCTCCAGGAATTGCAGGACGAGTTCCGCATGACTTTTAATGCACTTGAACGAAAATTGGCAACAGAAAAGGAGGATCTTGCACAGGCGCATGCCAAGGAGCTTGCAGATTCAAGAAACAGTTACGAAGAAAAGATTGCTGTAATCACGAAACATCACGAAGGTGTTATTGAAGTACTCAACAAAAACTACGAAGAAGCCATGgacaat ggTCAAGAGCTGCAGCAAAGTTTAGACTACCTTCGTTTGGAATTTCAAGCTGTTCTGGCTGCCGCAGAAGCTAAAGAGACGCAGCATAAAGCAGAAGTCGAGAAAATGTCTCACACGATTCAGTTTAAAGAAAACGAGATCACACACCTTGGTGAAACTCTTCGCCGTCGTGAGAAGGAGACGGCTGACGAATGGATTCAACGTGAAACGAGCATCATGTCCCAACTAACTGAACAGAATCAAAAATCTGTGGAAGAGTTTGAGACTCGCTTACAAGAAATTCGTGCCGAGCTTCATAAggcgaaagaagaaatcggAAAGGTGGCCGAAGAAAGAGATGCAGCTCGTGACGACATCGCTGTGCTTCAG GTGCAGACTGAAGCTCAACTCGCTGCTCTGAGTGAACAGCACGACCAGGAGCGAGCAATGCTAGTTGAGAAACTGTCAGTTCAAACTCGTGAAATTGAGGAAATCAACAGCGCCAAGATTCAAGACCTTCAGGCTCAATTGGTCGAAATTCAGAACGCATTTAGGGAGTTTCGCTGGTCAACCTCGCGACAGATAGAGCAGATGGAACACGATCACGAAGAAGCGGTCTTAACAGCCGTTCGCGATGCTCTAGAGCCGGTCGATAGCGAATTAGAGTCCCTTCGTAAAGATCGTGAAGCCTATCTTCTCCTTCAAAAGGAGTATGCGGATCTTCAAGCCCGTATCGAACCTTTCAGA GATCAACTTGAAATGTACGAAGCTGAGAAAAAGGCACTACTGAACCAGGCTCTTTTCGCTGAAAACTCTATGGCTTCCCTCGCCTCCAAGTACACCCAGCTTCTGGGTCACCAGAATAGCAAACAGAAGATCCATCACTTGGAAAAGCTCAAGCAAGACATTTTTTACCTCCGTAAAGAACTAGCGGAGAAGAACCTGGCCTtagagaaggaaaagaaggccCGTCAAAAGGCCGACGCCCGAGTCAAGGAGTTGACTGGCCAGAAAAAATATGATCCTGCCGAAGCCTTCAAG GTCCCGGAAAATCCTGTGGTGATTCCAGTTGTCAACAAAGCACCACCCAAACTGTCAAGTGGGGCTAAACCTACGGCCACTCCTGCTCCAACAgccgaaacaaaagaaactgctCGACAGCAGCGCAAGCCATTGCGTCCCCAGGTTCATGCAGGCACGGGATTCTTCTTGTCGATGGATGACGTCGAAAAGGAACGAGTGGATATGGAGCgagagaagcagcagcagttggaaAACCGCCGGAAGGCTGCTGCCAACTTCGACGCATTTGATGTCGACTTTGGATCAAGTTCCAGTCGCCGGGAAACTTTCAACGTCCCGGCAGCGAAGCAGTTGAACGTGACCCGAAGTGTCAATGATGCCAAGCAGAACAACAAGGAGAACATCAATCGCGGGCTGTTCCCCAACGACATATCTGATATTTCCGTCTCCGATGAAATGGTACTGAAGAACAAGTTGCTAACCAAGTCCCGTGTTGAAAACCTTACTTCAACTCCATTGCAGAGACACacttaa